The genomic region GAACCTCGGGCGTTGAACCCGGCCACGCGGAACAAATGGTGAAGCAGAGGGAGATGAGCCTTGCTCGGTTCATACCCGGTGTCGGCCCCACGGTTCAACCTCAAACCTTCCAAGGGATCGTCTTGGCTCTTTTCGTTGGTGAGACGAGAAAGAGGAAACGAGCCGTCGATAAGAATACTCCTATCCCAAGTGACACCCTACCCAAGACCCCGCCCTGCGCAAGGGGCGGGCCCAGGATCCAGGAGACGCCAGTCGTTACTCCACTGGTGGCTTAAGTCGGTACCACCATGGCGTCTTCCTTTCGGGCTGAGGTCAGCTGGCAGCCTGCTTTTCTGTTGGGCGATTAGCCTTTATCGGCAACTACTAGCATTTGGCTATGGGACAAGGGCGAAGGGGGGCGCGTAGCTCAAAGTTTGGTGCAAGGCCTCCTACTGCCCAAGGACGTCCACTACTTTTTGGAGGGTGACGACAAGACGCTTATCAGACGGCTACAATGGCATACCATTGCTGTAATTCTCTACTCCCTTTGTTGCATATGTTGTAACAGGTGAATTTCTTCCTAGTTTCACCGCTCTGTTATTGTTTTACTTTCAGGCCGCGCAGTTGACCAGCATTATGGATGGGATGCTGAAGGATACAGTCGAGGCCGTGGAGTGGGAGAAGGCGCTGAAAGCTTTTCTTGAGGTGACTGCTAGAGAGAAGGGGGAGATTGCCGCGGCATCGGAGCGAAAAGCGATAGACGCCGAGAACGCCAGGCAGTTCGAGAGCAAGCTGACCGTCTTGGAGATGAGGGTGGGCGAGATAGAAATCAGGTTAGCGAAGGTAGACAGCCTAAACCTTACCCACGCCAATCAAATTGCTGACTTGAAGGGGTCCCTAGAAGCCTGTGAGGACAAGTGGTACAACGCGGGCTTCTCGGAGGTTGAAAAATTGGTGGAACCGATCGTTCACCAGGTGCCATGGATTCGAGGAGGGATGGTTTGCTGCTCTCAAGGCGATGGGGGTGTCCGAGGACTCCTTACTGTGGAATCAAACTCAGAACCTCTATTCGGCCCCCCCTCTACTCGTTCAGAGTCAAGCAGATGCCATAGACGAGGAAGACACTTGAAGCATGAGGGATCTTGTGCGGGACATTGATGCTCATGTGGAAGCTGCTGACTCGGAGGTTACAAGCAACATCCGTACCGGAGCTGAGACGACTCTAGATCAGACCCCCCCCAGTAGCTAGGTTGGACAATGATGGGACCGGGCAACCTTCTGACCCTGCCGTTTGAAAACTtggttctcttttctttttgttggtttCGTGATTTATAAGCTTAGATCGCTGGGCTATGGCGACGGAAAAATTTCTTTATCTTTAGtgttttaattaatgtttagaAATAATTGTATTTCTTACTGTCGCTTGTTTGATAACTGTCGATTTTATAAGGTCAGGGTTAGCTTgctcatcataccttactttctcaTTACCGGGGGCCGAGAGCAGCCTTTTTGCCCTTAAGATATTCTGGCTTGGGACATTAGTTGTTCTAACCGAGGATTAGTGtcattaggaaaaaaatgatgTCCTAAAGTTTCTGCCTGCttggtgataggaatcgaaccgaggaAAGGCTTCAAAAAAATGTTTGCTtgaggtttccacctgctcggcgATAGAGATCGAACCGAGGACAGGAATCTGTCCTTAGCGTGAAAatagtttaaggtttccacATGCTCGACGATAAAGATCGAACTGAGAACAAGTTCTTGTCCTTAGAAAAATGTAGCTTGAGGTTTCCACTTGCTCGGTGATAAGAATTGAACCGAGGATAGGTTTCTGTCCCTAGAAAAATGTTTTCTTGAGGTTTCCACCTCTCGACGATAGGAATTGAACCGAGGATAGGTTTCTGTCCCTAGAAAAATGTTtgcttaaggtttccacctgctcggcgATAGAGATCGAACCGAGGACAAGTTTCTATCCTTAGCATGAATGTATTGCCTTTACCCTCGAGATTCTCTTTATATTTCTTGCCCGGTGATAATAACTTGAAAGTAATGGGGTTAAATGCATCTTCATGAATAAATGCCGTCATATTAAACACATAATAATGCAGAATTACATCAAGTTTACATCTTTGGAGGATAACCGGtcaatgataaattttttttaagttatgaaCATTCCATGGCTGGCGAAGTGGTCTTTCCTCCAAATCCTCTAAGTAGTACGCCTCTGCCCCGGCGATGATAGTCACTCGGTAGGGCCCTTCCCAGGACGGAGCTAGCTTTCCTGCATTAGTGTCTCGCGTATTCCCCACGACCTTACGAAGTACCAGATCTCCCGCAACAAACTCCCTCTTTCTCATCTCTCTATTGTACCTTCGAATGGTGGCCGTTTCTCGGTGTTTCTCTAGCAAGTTCAGCTGCTTTTCCATCAGCTTCTTATTCTCGTTTGGAGCGAATCCCGCGACTTGGGCGCTGCATAGGTTCACTTCAGCGGGGATGACAACCTCTGCCTCGTAAGTTAAAGAGAATGACGTTTCTCCCATAGATCTCCTGGGAGTTGTTCAGTATGCCCACAGGATGCTTGGCAACTCCTCAGCCTATCTGCCTTTGACCTcctccaaccttttcttcaaccCGCTCACGATGGCCTTATTGGTTGCTTCTGCCTAGTCGTTACTCTCCGGGTATGTTGGTGTAGAATACCGGTTTTGGATACCGAGGTTGTTGTAGAACTCTCggaaagccttgctgtcgaactGTAGACCATTTTCTAACACAAGAGACTCCAAAACGCCAAATCTCGTTATAATGTTTCTCCATACGAATCTCTTGacatcaacatctcggatatttgCCAGCGCTTCCGCCTCTGcgcacttggtgaagtagtctacTACCACCAGCACAAATCTCTAGTTGCCCATAGCCCGGGGAAAAGGCCCGACTATGTCTAGCCCCCAGCAGGCGAACGACCAAGGGCTGCTTACTGGGTTTAAGTTCCCAGCAGGTTGGTAGATCATCGATGCATGTATCTGACACTGCTCACATCTCTGGGCATGCTTGGTCGCATCTTTCCTCATCTGAGGCCACCAAAACCCTTGAGACATTGCCCGATGCGCCAATGATTGTCCCCCCACACCCTCGTGCAGCTCAGCCAATAGCTCTTTAGCCTGATTAGGACGAAGGCATTTCAGGTACGGTCCTTCGAACGACCTCCAATTTAACTTCCGATCGGGAGATAACCAGTACCAAGCAGCGTTTCGTCGTACTCTGGCCGCCTCTTTCTCGTCTTCCGGGGCTCGGTCTTTTGCAAGAAAGTCAATGATAGGGTCCATCCAGCACTTCTCGGCTATGGTTACCTGAGCAACTGGCGCTCTAGTAGCAATACTTGGTTCGGCCACTAACTCCACCCTAATCAGCCGAGTTACCATGTCAGCTATTGATGATGCCAACGTTGCTAAGGAATCGGCGTGCTGATTCTATCCCCAGGCTACCCGTTCAATCTTGACATTTGAAAACTTACCTAAGGTCTACTTTACCAGCCGCAGATATTCAATCATTCGGGTATCTTTGGCCTCGAAGTTCCCCTGCACCTGATTAACTACTAGGAGAGAATCTGAGTAAACTTCCACTTCTTTGGCTACCAAATCCATGACAACTCTTAGTTCAGCGAGCAGGGCCTCACattcagcctcattattagaaGCCCTGAAGCCTAACCTGAATGAGTGCTCTAGTTTTAGCCCTTCTGGGGTGATGACCACAATTCCAGCCCCCGTTCCCGTCGCGTTGGATGCGCCATCCACAAATACTTTCCATGGCCTGACCTCCACGAGGCAGACTATATCCGTACTTTTCAGCAAGAACTTGGCAATAAAGTCCGCAAGTACTTGTCCCTTCACCGAGTTCCTCGGCCTATGTTTGATGTCAAAAGAGCCTAGCCgagttccccacttagctatcctcCCCATAAAGTCATATCTTCTCAACAACGACTGAAGTGGGTACTCGATTAAGACATGGAC from Castanea sativa cultivar Marrone di Chiusa Pesio chromosome 11, ASM4071231v1 harbors:
- the LOC142617079 gene encoding uncharacterized protein LOC142617079 — translated: MVTRLIRVELVAEPSIATRAPVAQVTIAEKCWMDPIIDFLAKDRAPEDEKEAARVRRNAAWYWLSPDRKLNWRSFEGPYLKCLRPNQAKELLAELHEGVGGQSLAHRAMSQGFWWPQMRKDATKHAQRCEQCQIHASMIYQPAGNLNPVSSPWSFACWGLDIVGPFPRAMGN
- the LOC142617078 gene encoding uncharacterized protein LOC142617078, with protein sequence MGETSFSLTYEAEVVIPAEVNLCSAQVAGFAPNENKKLMEKQLNLLEKHRETATIRRYNREMRKREFVAGDLVLRKVVGNTRDTNAGKLAPSWEGPYRVTIIAGAEAYYLEDLEERPLRQPWNVHNLKKIYH